In one Gallus gallus isolate bGalGal1 chromosome 20, bGalGal1.mat.broiler.GRCg7b, whole genome shotgun sequence genomic region, the following are encoded:
- the COMMD7 gene encoding COMM domain-containing protein 7 isoform 1 (isoform 1 is encoded by transcript variant 1): MGLLSVGRDAGPEAGSGDVQHLNQLSAEQFSALTEVLFSFLTEPKEQVERFLTQLSDFAAMNKISLGPLKNIVKSILLVPNGALKRNLSPEQVRADFVALGLSEEKASYFAEQWKLNAPTLTRLAVGQTLMINQLIDMEWKFGVTAGSSELEKVGSIFLQLKLVIKKGSQMENVYVELTLPQFYSFLHEMERAKTTLESFS, encoded by the exons atggggctgctgagcGTCGGCCGCGATGCGGGGCCGGAGGCGGGGAGCGGGGATGTGCAGCACCTCAACCAGCTGAGCGCCGAG CAATTCTCAGCACTGACTGAAGTGCTCTTCAGCTTTCTGACAGAGCCCAAGGAG CAGGTAGAAAGGTTTCTGACTCAGCTCTCAGACTTCGCAGCCATGAATAAAATCAGCTTGGGCCCCCTGAAAAACATTGTCAAAAGTATTCTTCTGGTACCCAATG GTGCCCTGAAGAGAAATCTGTCTCCTGAACAAGTCAGAGCAGATTTTGTTGCTCTAG GCCTCAGTGAAGAGAAGGCCAGTTACTTTGCAGAGCAG TGGAAGCTGAATGCCCCCACCCTGACACGGCTGGCTGTTGGTCAGACACTGATGATTAACCAGCTGATAGACATGGAGTGGAAGTTTGGTG TGACTGCCGGGAGCAGTGAACTTGAAAAAGTGGGAAGTATCTTCTTACAG CTGAAGCTGGTGATTAAAAAGGGGAGCCAAATGGAAAATGTATACGTAG AGTTAACGTTGCCCCAGTTCTACAGTTTCCTGCATGAAATGGAACGGGCCAAAACCACACTTGAAAGTTTCAGCTAG
- the COMMD7 gene encoding COMM domain-containing protein 7 isoform 2 (isoform 2 is encoded by transcript variant 2) gives MGLLSVGRDAGPEAGSGDVQHLNQLSAEQFSALTEVLFSFLTEPKEVERFLTQLSDFAAMNKISLGPLKNIVKSILLVPNGALKRNLSPEQVRADFVALGLSEEKASYFAEQWKLNAPTLTRLAVGQTLMINQLIDMEWKFGVTAGSSELEKVGSIFLQLKLVIKKGSQMENVYVELTLPQFYSFLHEMERAKTTLESFS, from the exons atggggctgctgagcGTCGGCCGCGATGCGGGGCCGGAGGCGGGGAGCGGGGATGTGCAGCACCTCAACCAGCTGAGCGCCGAG CAATTCTCAGCACTGACTGAAGTGCTCTTCAGCTTTCTGACAGAGCCCAAGGAG GTAGAAAGGTTTCTGACTCAGCTCTCAGACTTCGCAGCCATGAATAAAATCAGCTTGGGCCCCCTGAAAAACATTGTCAAAAGTATTCTTCTGGTACCCAATG GTGCCCTGAAGAGAAATCTGTCTCCTGAACAAGTCAGAGCAGATTTTGTTGCTCTAG GCCTCAGTGAAGAGAAGGCCAGTTACTTTGCAGAGCAG TGGAAGCTGAATGCCCCCACCCTGACACGGCTGGCTGTTGGTCAGACACTGATGATTAACCAGCTGATAGACATGGAGTGGAAGTTTGGTG TGACTGCCGGGAGCAGTGAACTTGAAAAAGTGGGAAGTATCTTCTTACAG CTGAAGCTGGTGATTAAAAAGGGGAGCCAAATGGAAAATGTATACGTAG AGTTAACGTTGCCCCAGTTCTACAGTTTCCTGCATGAAATGGAACGGGCCAAAACCACACTTGAAAGTTTCAGCTAG